A region from the Kineothrix sp. IPX-CK genome encodes:
- a CDS encoding response regulator transcription factor, which produces MVNKQKILIVDDDNNIAELIALYLTKECFETMIVNDGESALTAVDTFSPNLILLDLMLPGIDGYQVCREVRAKSSIPIIMLSAKGEIFDKVLGLELGADDYMEKPFDSKELVARAKAVLRRYKPVTSVSESSDVKSVEYPNLIINQTNYSVIYMGNTVDMPPKELELLYFLAASPNHVFTREQLLDQIWGYEYIGDTRTVDVHIKRLREKIKDHDTWRIATIWGIGYKFEVKM; this is translated from the coding sequence ATGGTTAATAAACAGAAAATTTTAATTGTAGATGATGACAATAACATAGCGGAGTTAATTGCCCTTTATCTTACAAAGGAATGCTTTGAGACGATGATCGTAAATGACGGGGAATCCGCACTTACGGCAGTAGACACCTTCAGTCCGAATCTGATTCTTCTGGACCTGATGCTTCCGGGTATCGATGGTTACCAGGTATGCCGCGAGGTGCGCGCCAAATCTTCGATTCCGATCATTATGTTGTCGGCCAAAGGTGAAATTTTCGACAAGGTTCTCGGCCTGGAGCTGGGCGCCGACGATTATATGGAAAAACCCTTCGACTCCAAGGAATTAGTTGCGAGAGCTAAAGCGGTCCTTCGCCGCTACAAACCGGTAACGTCAGTTTCCGAGTCTTCCGACGTAAAAAGTGTGGAATATCCTAATCTCATCATCAATCAAACCAATTATTCCGTTATCTATATGGGAAATACGGTGGATATGCCTCCCAAGGAACTGGAGCTTTTGTATTTTCTCGCCGCTTCTCCTAATCATGTGTTCACCAGAGAACAGCTGTTGGATCAAATCTGGGGATACGAATATATAGGCGATACAAGAACTGTAGACGTACACATCAAAAGACTTCGGGAAAAAATAAAGGATCACGATACATGGCGCATTGCTACCATATGGGGCATCGGTTATAAATTCGAAGTAAAAATGTGA